One segment of Panicum virgatum strain AP13 chromosome 1K, P.virgatum_v5, whole genome shotgun sequence DNA contains the following:
- the LOC120653317 gene encoding receptor-like protein 2 encodes MLLCLASLATSCTEKEKSSLLQFAAELSQDGGLTNSWENSMDCCKWEGITCSSDRTVTDVFLASKSLQGHISASLGNLTGLVCLNLSHNSLYGDLPLELLSSKSIVILDVSFNLLNGDLQELEKSTIRPLQVLNISSNFFTGHFPSPTWEAMKSLVALNASNNSFIGPIPTVFCVSAPSFAMLELSYNQFSGRIPAELGNCSMLTSLNAGHNNLSGTLPDELFSIISMEHLSLHDNQLEGTLSGISRLKNLATLNLGGNMFSGNIPSAIGELKKLMTIHLDHNSMSGELPSTLSNCTSLITIDFSSNNFSGGLTEVNFSNLPNLKTIDLMLNNFSGTIPESIYSCTNLTALRLSSNKFHGPLSERIGNLKSLAFLSLVNNSLTNITSALQTLSSCRNLTTLLIGKNFKNEAMPKDDAIDGFRNLQVLFLNDCSLFGKIPLWLSKLTNLEMLLLYNNELTGPIPDWINSLNFLFHINMYNNSLTGEIPTALMSMPMLEKEKVAPKAFELPIYTRSRQYRMAISFSTMLHLGRNNLTGVIPEEIGQLKALVSMDLRSNKLTGEIPQSICNLSNLETLDLSGNHLTGTIPIGLNSLHFLSKFNISNNDLEGPIPSNGQLSTFPNSSFDGNPKLCGPMIAHHCGSEETIFSTNVTKQTDGKVIFVIAF; translated from the exons ATGCTTCTCTGCTTGGCCTCTCTTGCCACCTCTTGCACTGAGAAGGAGAAGAGCTCCTTGCTTCAGTTCGCCGCTGAGCTCTCCCAGGACGGTGGCCTCACCAATTCATGGGAGAATAGCATGGATTGCTGCAAATGGGAAGGGATCACCTGCAGTTCAGATAGAACAGTCACTGATGTCTTTCTAGCTTCTAAAAGCCTTCAGGGGCACATCTCAGCGTCCCTGGGCAACCTCACTGGCCTGGTGTGCCTCAATCTGTCTCACAATTCCTTATACGGTGACCTGCCGCTGGAATTATTGTCTTCCAAGAGCATTGTTATCCTTGATGTTAGCTTCAACCTACTCAATGGAGATTTGCAAGAGCTAGAAAAGTCAACAATTCGGCCTTTGCAGGTACTGAACATATCAAGCAACTTTTTTACAGGACATTTTCCATCTCCCACATGGGAGGCGATGAAGAGTTTGGTCGCTCTCAATGCCAGCAATAATAGCTTTATCGGGCCGATACCAACTGTGTTTTGTGTCAGTGCACCATCCTTTGCTATGCTTGAACTCAGTTACAACCAATTCAGCGGAAGAATCCCTGCAGAGCTCGGTAATTGCTCCATGCTGACATCTCTCAACGCTGGGCACAACAACCTCAGTGGGACTCTTCCAGATGAGCTCTTCAGTATTATCTCGATGGAGCACCTCTCTCTTCATGATAACCAGCTAGAAGGAACACTCAGCGGCATTAGCAGGCTAAAGAAT CTGGCGACCCTTAATCTTGGAGGGAATATGTTCAGCGGCAATATCCCATCTGCAATAGGTGAGCTTAAGAAACTGATGACGATCCATTTGGACCACAACAGCATGTCCGGGGAGCTTCCATCAACTTTGAGCAACTGTACAAGTCTCATAACCATTGACTTCAGCAGCAACAATTTCAGTGGAGGACTCACAGAGGTTAATTTCTCCAACTTACCCAATCTAAAAACCATAGATCTTATGCTAAACAACTTCAGTGGCACAATTCCAGAAAGCATCTACTCATGCACCAATCTAACTGCATTGCGGCTATCTTCGAATAAGTTCCATGGCCCGTTGTCAGAAAGAATAGGCAATCTGAAGTCCCTAGCATTCTTATCACTTGTTAACAATTCCCTTACAAATATCACAAGTGCACTTCAGACCCTTAGCAGCTGCAGGAACCTGACCACCTTGCTAATagggaagaacttcaagaatGAGGCCATGCCAAAGGATGATGCAATTGATGGTTTTAGGAATCTTCAGGTTCTTTTCTTAAATGATTGTTCATTATTTGGGAAAATACCTCTTTGGTTATCGAAGCTCACAAATTTGGAGATGCTACTATTATATAACAATGAACTAACTGGACCAATACCAGACTGGATCAATAGCCTAAACTTCCTCTTCCATATAAACATGTATAACAACAGCCTTACAGGGGAAATTCCAACAGCCTTAATGAGCATGCCAATGCTAGAAAAAGAGAAGGTTGCCCCAAAGGCCTTCGAGCTGCCTATTTACACTCGATCACGTCAATACCGCATGGCCATTTCTTTCTCCACAATGCTGCACCTAGGAAGAAATAACTTAACAGGTGTCATCCCTGAAGAGATTGGTCAGCTGAAAGCACTAGTTTCAATGGATTTGCGCTCCAACAAATTAACTGGAGAGATCCCACAATCAATTTGTAACCTCTCAAACCTTGAGACGCTGGACTTGTCTGGCAACCATCTAACAGGTACAATCCCGATTGGCTTAAACAGTCTGCATTTCCTTTCTAAATTCAATATTTCCAATAACGACCTAGAAGGACCCATTCCAAGCAACGGCCAGCTCAGCACGTTTCCAAATTCTAGCTTTGATGGAAACCCAAAGTTGTGTGGTCCTATGATTGCTCACCACTGTGGTTCAGAAGAAACAATTTTCTCAACAAATGTGACAAAGCAAACAGACGGAAAAGTCATCTTTGTGATTGCCTTTTGA
- the LOC120648034 gene encoding uncharacterized protein LOC120648034: protein MAQEVNRVDLDEVPEVVTQVGGAQQVEEGAEQRTRGAMRWTSAMSKFVLKRMCQLIETGVRTDKGFKEVHLNQVAKYLQEFTGNEVSGTQVYNHLRKWRQRWVRVSKLRELSGALWVDDVCMISLEEEHYLGHIKVCVGCLDHSFLSLLFRKAHIFISVPNLFYTIKLGSPQGC from the coding sequence ATGGCTCAGGAAGTGAATAGGGTTGACCTGGACGAGGTTCCTGAGGTTGTCACCCAGGTTGGTGGGGCTCAGCAAGTTGAAGAGGGTGCTGAGCAGCGCACTAGGGGTGCTATGCGCTGGACTAGTGCCATGTCTAAGTTTGTGCTAAAGCGTATGTGCCAGCTAATTGAGACTGGGGTTAGAACTGACAAGGGATTCAAAGAAGTCCATTTGAACCAAGTTGCCAAGTACTTGCAAGAGTTCACTGGCAATGAGGTTTCTGGGACTCAAGTCTATAACCATTTGAGGAAGTGGAGACAGAGGTGGGTGAGGGTGTCCAAGCTTAGGGAACTCAGTGGTGCCCTATGGGTTGATGATGTGTGCATGATTAGCTTGGAGGAGGAGCACTACCTGGGACACATCAAGGTCTGTGTGGGCTGCCTTGAtcactcttttctttctcttctatTTAGAAAAGCACACATCTTTATTTCTGTTCCTAACTTATTCTACACAATAAAATTAGGCTCACCCCAAGGATGCTGA
- the LOC120648043 gene encoding protein ALP1-like, producing MVSILEDGTHVHARVLAKISAAFRGRKHYPTQNVLAAVDFDMRFTYVLARWEGSAHDALILADAIERDDGLRVPPGKFYLVDAGYACRPGFLPPYRATRYHLKEFGGRNYPTNKKELFNLRHSSLRVTVERAFGALKNRFRILDNKPFHPYKTQVKLVLACCIIHNWIVGHGQDEVFPDEATWVPNPSNEPVDEVIDNAAWGLRRDEIADAMWNNRGHYHV from the exons ATGGTTTCCATACTTGAAG ATGGTACCCATGTTCATGCTAGAGTGCTTGCAAAGATATCAGCAGCATTTAGGGGTAGGAAGCACTATCCTACTCAAAATGTGCTTGCTGCAGTTGACTTTGATATGAGATTCACCTATGTGCTAGCTAGATGGGAGGGATCTGCACACGATGCCCTTATTCTGGCTGATGCTATAGAGAGGGATGATGGATTGAGGGTTCCACCAG GTAAATTCTACCTAGTGGATGCTGGCTATGCTTGTCGCCCTGGGTTTCTGCCACCATACAGAGCCACTAGGTACCACTTGAAAGAATTTGGTGGAAGGAACTATCCTACCAACAAGAAAGAGTTGTTCAACTTGAGGCATTCAAGCCTAAGGGTCACAGTTGAAAGGGCATTTGGTGCTTTAAAGAATCGTTTTCGTATTCTTGACAACAAGCCTTTCCACCCATACAAGACACAAGTCAAATTAGTCCTTGCATGCTGCATAATTCATAACTGGATTGTTGGGCATGGGCAAGATGAAGTATTCCCTGATGAAGCTACATGGGTACCAAATCCTAGTAATGAACCTGTAGATGAAGTAATTGATAATGCAGCATGGGGTCTTAGAAGGGATGAAATAGCTGATGCCATGTGGAACAATAGGGGCCACTACCATGTGTAG